In the genome of Microcoleus vaginatus PCC 9802, the window ATGTGAACCAAAGTATCAAGATAGTTTCCAGAAAAAATATCCACCAGCTTTATTACCAAAGATTTCAAGACATACTAAAATGCAGGGAATTCTGGCACAGATAGGACAAAAATTAGGCTATAGAGTATGGATTGCTCGAAACGATCACTCAAAGGACTATAGATTCGGAGAGTATAGCTTCGGGGACGATACTTTCGAGGACTCTAGATTCGGTAAACTTAAAGAATTAACAATGGAAGGATTCTCTATTGGTGGATTAGAAAAACAAGTTGAAAAAATTAGTAAATTAATTGATGTAATATGGCTAAATGAAAAGGATCAGTTTAAAGTAGTAGCATTATTTGAAATTGAATGCACTACTGCTATCCACTCTGGGCTATTGCGTATGGGTGATTTTGTGGTTAATGTAAAATTAAATCCCGTAACATTTATAGATCCCAATTTTCCAATTTATGTCGTAATTCCTGAAAAAAGAAAAAAACATTTACAATCCCAATTATCTCGACCAATATTTCAATATCTTGAATTGCACAAAAGTTGTGAAGGTATTAATATAGAAGATATAGAGAGGTGTTGGGAAAATATTATCAAGCATAAAATAAATATCCAGCAAGAAATCAAGCCGAATATTATTGATCTTATAGCTTTGAGCAATTTTATCGAGTCTAAAAAAAGTTTTTAAATTTTATGTGATTGGTCAATCAAAGCGTGGAGTGGTTTATATTGCGGTAATCCCTCTAATATTTAAGCATCTGTGCAAATTAAATCTTCTATAACCTATGGGTAATTTCACCCGATCGCAACGCAATTAAACCACAGAATTACTCTTTTCTATTCTACATCGATCGCATAAAAGCATTCACCGCATCATATTGGTCGGCCATCCGCGAATAAAACTCGATTGATCGCAAATCCAACTCCGGCAACAATTCACTTTTACTCACCAACTCATATCCCGTTGGACGCAAGCAATAAACCGAAATTACACCATCCTCCCAAAACCAAACCTCCTGCACTCCAACCCGACGATATATTTCCAGCGTATCAATTCCACCACTCGTC includes:
- a CDS encoding pentapeptide repeat-containing protein, which translates into the protein MNIDENELKQLYAEGRRDFHGCDLRDADLTEIDLSFANLSGANLSNANLNYSNLSYTNLISAQLRGASLIGANLKWSDIIYADLRDANLEGADLEWANLRSAKLTNAKYQTVKNIETADITDAIGVEKVIKKIEKSDMIQLNLFAEYPIKPINRTLKCEPKYQDSFQKKYPPALLPKISRHTKMQGILAQIGQKLGYRVWIARNDHSKDYRFGEYSFGDDTFEDSRFGKLKELTMEGFSIGGLEKQVEKISKLIDVIWLNEKDQFKVVALFEIECTTAIHSGLLRMGDFVVNVKLNPVTFIDPNFPIYVVIPEKRKKHLQSQLSRPIFQYLELHKSCEGINIEDIERCWENIIKHKINIQQEIKPNIIDLIALSNFIESKKSF